One part of the Solanum dulcamara chromosome 8, daSolDulc1.2, whole genome shotgun sequence genome encodes these proteins:
- the LOC129901437 gene encoding diamine oxidase [copper-containing] 1, peroxisomal-like, which produces MAATSHKVTPPPTTTASFCHSASDVRRESTAASATASVVVPSVDDKQEQTPALASSKGIQIMHRAHTGHPLDPLSAAEISVAVATVRAAGDTPEVRDGMRFVEVVLLEPDKTFVALADAYYFPPFQSSLLPRTKGGLLVPSKLPPRRARLIVYNKKTNETSIWIVQLTEGHAAARGGQHRGKVISSKVVPDVQPPIDAQEYADCEYVVKNYPPFIEAMKRRGIDDMDLVMVDPWCVGYHSEADAPSRRLAKPLVFCRTESDCPMENGYARPVEGIHVLVDVQNMQVIEYEDRKLVPLLPADPLRNYTAGETRGGVDRSDVKPLQIIQPEGPSFRVDGNYVQWQKWNFRVGFTPREGLVIHSVAYLDGSRGRRSIAHRLSFVEMVVPYGDPNDPHYRKNAFDAGEDGLGKNAHSLKRGCDCLGYIKYFDANFTNFTGGVETIQNCVCLHEEDHGMLWKHQDWRTGLAEVRRSRRLTVSFICTVANYEYGFYWHFYQDGKIEAEVKLTGILSLGALQPGESRKYGTTITPGLYAPVHQHFFVARMNMAVDCKPGEAHNQIVEVNVKVEEPGKENIHNNAFYAEETLLRSELQAMRDCDPLSARHWIVRNTRTSNRTGQLTGYKLVPGPNCLPLAGPEAKFLRRAAFLKHNLWVTQFAPGEDFPGGEFPNQNPRVGEGLASWVKGDRSLEESDIVLWYVFGITHVPRLEDWPVMPVEHIGFMLQPHGFFNCSPAVDVPPPRGCDSESKDSDASESGVSKPTATGLMAKL; this is translated from the exons ATGGCCGCAACCTCGCACAAGGTGACTCCTCCTCCTACTACTACCGCTTCTTTCTGCCATTCCGCTTCCGACGTCCGTCGTGAGAGTACGGCTGCCTCCGCCACCGCATCAGTCGTCGTTCCATCCGTCGACGATAAGCAAGAACAAACGCCGGCGCTTGCGTCTAGCAAAG GGATCCAAATCATGCATAGAGCTCATACTGGTCATCCTTTGGACCCTTTATCTGCTGCTGAGATCTCTGTGGCAGTGGCAACCGTTAGAGCTGCCGGTGACACACCTGAG GTCAGAGATGGCATGCGGTTTGTTGAGGTGGTTCTGTTGGAACCAGATAAAACTTTTGTTGCACTTGCAGATGCCTATTACTTCCCACCTTTTCAATCATCATTACTTCCCAGAACCAAAGGAGGACTTCTTGTTCCTTCTAAACTACCTCCAAGGCGAGCTAGACTTATTGTTTACAATAAGAAAACAAATGAGACAAGCATATGGATTGTGCAGCTAACTGAAGGACATGCTGCTGCTCGAGGTGGACAACACAGGGGAAAAGTGATTTCATCAAAAGTTGTTCCAGATGTTCAACCACCTATA GATGCACAAGAGTATGCTGACTGTGAATATGTGGTTAAAAATTATCCTCCGTTTATTGAAGCAATGAAGAGAAGGGGTATTGATGACATGGACCTTGTGATGGTTGACCCCTG GTGCGTTGGTTATCACAGTGAAGCTGATGCTCCTAGCCGCAGGCTTGCCAAACCACTGGTATTCTGCAGAACAGAGAGCGACTGCCCAATGGAAAATGGATATGCAAGACCAGTTGAAGGAATTCATGTGCTTGTTGATGTGCAAAACATGCAGGTGATAGAGTACGAAGACCGCAAACTTGTACCTTTACTTCCAGCTGATCCACTAAGGAATTACACTGCTGGTGAGACAAGAGGAGGGGTTGATCGAAGTGATGTGAAACCCCTACAAATTATTCAGCCAGAGGGTCCAAGCTTTCGCGTTGATGGGAACTACGTACAATGGCAAAAG TGGAACTTTCGAGTAGGCTTCACCCCTAGGGAGGGTTTGGTTATACACTCTGTGGCATATCTTGATGGTAGCAGGGGTCGAAGATCCATAGCCCATAGGTTGAGTTTTGTGGAGATGGTTGTCCCCTACGGAGATCCAAATGACCCACATTACAGAAAAAACGCATTTGATGCTGGAGAAGATGGCCTTGGAAAGAATGCTCATTCACTTAAGAGG GGATGCGATTGTTTAGGATACATAAAATACTTTGATGCCAATTTTACAAATTTTACCGGAGGAGTAGAAACCATCCAAAATTGTGTATGTTTGCATGAAGAAGATCACGGGATGCTTTGGAAGCATCAAGATTGGAGAACTGGCCTTGCTGAAGTTAGACGATCTAGACGACTGACAGTTTCTTTTATTTGCACTGTGGCCAATTATGAATATGGATTCTACTGGCACTTTTACCAG GATGGGAAAATTGAAGCAGAAGTCAAACTCACAGGAATTCTCAGTTTGGGAGCATTGCAACCTGGAGAATCTCGTAAATATGGCACCACAATAACACCAGGATTGTATGCACCTGTTCATCAGCACTTCTTTGTTGCTCGGATGAATATGGCAGTTGATTGTAAGCCAGGAGAAGCACACAATCAG ATTGTTGAAGTAAATGTCAAAGTTGAAGAACCTGGGAAGGAAAATATTCACAATAATGCATTCTATGCTGAAGAAACACTGCTTAGGTCTGAATTGCAAGCAATGCGTGACTGTGATCCTTTATCTGCTCGTCATTGGATC GTTAGGAACACAAGAACATCCAACAGAACAGGTCAACTAACAGGGTATAAGCTGGTACCTGGTCCTAACTGTTTGCCATTGGCTGGTCCTGAGGCTAAGTTCTTGAGAAGAGCGGCATTTTTGAAGCACAATCTATGGGTTACACAATTTGCACCTGGAGAAGATTTTCCAGGGGGAGAGTTCCCTAATCAAAATCCACGTGTTGGTGAGGGTTTAGCTTCTTGGGTTAAGGGAGATCGCTCTCTGGAAGAAAGTGATATTGTTCTCTG GTATGTTTTTGGAATCACACATGTTCCTCGATTGGAGGACTGGCCTGTTATGCCAGTTGAACATATCGGCTTTATGCTTCAG CCACACGGATTCTTTAACTGCTCCCCCGCTGTAGATGTACCTCCACCACGTGGATGTGACTCGGAAAGCAAAGACAGTGATGCTTCAGAAAGTGGTGTATCAAAGCCCACTGCCACTGGTTTGATGGCCAAGCTTTGA
- the LOC129901245 gene encoding 60S ribosomal protein L27a-3-like has product MTTRFKKNRKKRGHVSAGHGRIGKHRKHPGGRGNAGGLHHHRILFDKYHPGYFGKVGMRYFHKLRNKFYCPTVNIDTLWSLLPQEVKDKAGANKGTAPLIDVTQFGYFKVLGKGVLPKGQPVVVKAKLVSKSAEKKIKENGGAVVLTA; this is encoded by the coding sequence ATGACTACCAGATTCAAGAAGAACAGGAAGAAGCGTGGCCACGTCAGCGCCGGACATGGTCGTATCGGGAAGCACAGGAAGCATCCAGGAGGAAGAGGTAACGCCGGAGGTTTGCACCATCACCGGATCCTTTTCGACAAGTACCATCCTGGTTACTTCGGTAAAGTAGGTATGCGTTATTTCCACAAGCTTCGTAACAAATTCTATTGTCCTACTGTCAACATCGATACTCTATGGTCTCTCCTTCCTCAAGAGGTGAAAGACAAGGCTGGTGCTAACAAGGGTACTGCTCCGTTGATTGATGTTACCCAGTTTGGGTACTTCAAGGTTTTGGGTAAAGGTGTTTTACCTAAGGGACAACCTGTTGTTGTGAAGGCTAAGTTGGTGTCGAAGAGCGCAGAGAAGAAGATTAAGGAAAATGGTGGTGCTGTTGTTCTTACCGCTTAG